The region CCTTTGCGAGATCCACGCTGCCGATCctgacggcgccgtggctcgccgtctgcgtggcgagcagcgcgtTCGCGATGGTCGACTTGCCCGACCCGGTGCGGCCCAGGACGGCGCAAGTCGATCCGCCGGGAATCTCAAACGTCACCTTGTCGAGCACGTCCGGCAGCCCGTCGGCATATCGAAACGACACGTCCTCGAAGCGGACGGCGTCGCACGGTCGCGGCCAgtcctcgggcggcgtgtcgtcgccgctgggcTCCTCGGGGATCTTGTTGAGCATGTTGACGCGCTcgagcgagacggcgtcgagctgcagctgcgcaaACTTCTCGCAGAgctgctgcaccgccgccatggcgatggaCGACTGCGTGAGGACGAACCCGACggcgctcgccggcgtgccGTACCATACCATGAAGGCGACGAGCACCGCCCGGGTGCACGCCGACGAGATGCTGAGTCGGAAATCGAGCCAAAAGGCCATGCTCCAGAAGAAATGGTCCTGCTTCTGGAAGTCGTCCACGGCGTCCAGGTGGCGGTCTTGGAAGTGTCCCTCCACCCTGAGCGCTCGGATGGTGACGAGCCCGTCCTGCATGACGCCAATAttggcgatgatgggcgtCAGGTACCGCATCTCCATGCGTCGCAGACAGCGCGAGACGGGCACGTAGTACCGGAAAAAGTATACAAACAGCAGAGCCACGCAGGCCAGTATGACGAGCAGGATGGGCTGCTGCATCATGATGGCCGTCATGCTGAGCACGAGAGCAATCAGATTGTACACAAATGCCTCCAGCGGCGCCAGGATCCCGCCGTCTACCATGCCCATGTCCGAGATCAGGCGGTTCTTGAGCTgtcccgtcggcgtcacgTCGTGGTATCGGAACGTCGCCTTGCTGATCCTCTCGATGGCAATCTTGAACAGGttctgcgcggcgtcgatgctgatcttggcgaggagcagctgcgccgcggcgtaCGTGGCAGTCTGCGCGACCGACAGGCCGGCTAGGATGTAGATCCAGACCTCTGGATGCACCGCCGGGTTCGGCAGCCCCCATGGCCCGgtcgtggtgctgctggctgaTCCAGATGCCGTCTCGTTGCCCCATGCTTCGAGCAGGCGGGCACGTCCAATGTCGGAACCGCGCGACAGGCTGTAGAAGATGGCCAGGAGCGCCCACATCTTCCATCCGCCAGCTCTCATGTAGCTGAGGTAGACCGATAGGGGCACGCTGCCCGTCTCCGAGGGCTCTTCGGGCGCATCCTTCAGGCCCGAGActtcgtcctcggcagcTCCATGCTCatgctcggcatcgtcgtgcaCGCCGTGGCCGGACGGAGTGTGGATCGGATGCTCGAGTTCAAGCTTGATTTGATCCTGCGAAAGGACGGTGGCGCGGCCTTGATCCATGTCAACGACAGTGTCGGCAATGCGGAGAACCAGGTCATCCCGATGCGTGaccatgacgatgatgcgtCCCTGGGCAAGCGGCCCTTGAAGAAACCGTCGGACGATATTGCTGGCTGTATCGTGATCAAGCGGCGCCAAGGGGTCATCGAGAAGGAGAATGCGACTCTGGCTGTACACTGCTCTTGCAAGGGCTACTCGAGCCTTTTGGCCGCCAGAAAGGCCcacgcctccctcctcgagcttcgtctggtcgccgtcggggaaCATCGCCAGGTCAGGAGCTAGGGCGCATGCATTGATTACCTGCCGGTATCGCACCGGATCAAAGTGATGATGAAATAGGATGTGGTCGCGGATCGTCTTGTCCTGCAGCCAGGGCAGCTGCTGGGCATATCCTATAGGTTCGTCCGGTCGCAGCACGTCTCCCTGGTGCAATTCCATCTCGTTTAGAGCGGCTAGCAGAAGACTAGACTTGCCAGAGCCGACCTTGCCGCGGATGACGGTCAAGCCCTCGGAGAATCTGAGGTTCAAATTGTGAAGTACCATGTGTTcggtcgacggccacgaaAAAGATGCGTTGTGAAACTCTATGTCTCTTGTGTCTGAAGCATTCAGTCCGGAGTCATCACGGTCGGGCTCGGCCAGATACTTATTGACACGCTCCACGGGGATAATGGCCTTCCAGTATGCAGCGATGAGATCAAAGGCCTCCTTGACGCTGGCCTCGAGTTGACTGAATAGCTGCAGCGCTGGCCAGATGACATTGTTCGGGAGACTCTGCCCAAGGAACATGGTATACAAACAGATGCTCGCCAAGGGATatgccgtgccgccggcgacatTGTTCGTCGAGATGAAGGCCGTGACGCGAGCCATCTGCAGGCGCTTGAGCATCTCCCGGAGGCGGAAGCGAAAGATGCGGGCGCTCCACGAGGCAGTCCAGCCGTTGAGCTTGAGCGGACGACTGGCCTCGACAAAGTGCGCGACGGCCTGTGCGCGCTTGTCCGAGTGGGCAGTTCGCTGGCGCTCCAtcttgacgagctcgcggACGAGCAGCGAGTTGACCGTCAAGATCAGGCCCATCAGCGCGAAGCCGAGGATCGATGGCCAGCCCATGATGTCGATGAGGTAATAGATTGTGACGACGACCTTGATGGGCTGAGAGACGAGCTTGGGAAAGTCCCAGAAGCGTTGCGAGATTTCGTAGGTGTCGCCGCGTACGAGGTTGACGACCTTGGCGTTGGacgcgggctggctgggggaGCTCTCCTTTGGCTTGGTCTGtttaccgccgccgccgcaacacCTGGCCAGGGCCCTCTGGAGCTTGTTCTTGGGGGGCGCAGATCCGGTAGGCAGAACGATGTCCTCTGCCGGTCCCTTTTCCGTGGCATCGGAGCCGGGAACAGCTCGCGTGAGGAGCTTCCTGAACAGGCCGATGAAAGTCTCGCCACGGGACCGCTCATACGCCTTGCGCGAGTACCACGATGAGGTGGTCTTGCAAAGCTGCCGGCCAAAGTCGAGGGACAGCATGACGAGACACCAAAAGTAGGCTTCATCCGCCCTGTTTCTGTCCAAGGAAGAGTAGAGCTTGCTCGTGAGCCGGATGTTGGACACTTCAGCTACCTTTTCCGCAATCGCCAGGAGCGTGGCGATGGAGAGGTCCAGGCCGTTGGCCTCAATCAAGCACGGAAGCAGCTTGCCCCGGAGCTCGCGAAAGGCCATGTACAAGCGCGTATGTTGAAACTCAAACGGCAGCTGCCACACCTGCTCCTCGGAGATCTCCTTGTGGCGACAGATGCGCGCGAGGGGGAACACCCAGGTCATGGCCCAGAAGCGGAAGAGCGTCAGGTTGTCCTCGGGGCTGCGGACGTGGTGCGACGGCGGGAGGTTGGGGTTG is a window of Purpureocillium takamizusanense chromosome 10, complete sequence DNA encoding:
- a CDS encoding uncharacterized protein (TransMembrane:10 (o45-62i94-115o121-138i147-168o180-198i450-468o474-493i1045-1066o1072-1092i1170-1190o)~EggNog:ENOG503NWZS~COG:Q), with translation MSVFDSIRRGMASLTASLSVPDQISWLNDVRVVPAAALSDTDKDVLYTLTAFSVAIFALYLFRNKILSLLPRWLQPFAKEIGPGPDKRKAWTHWTLILSLLCLAGLVLSIIPACLNPRQPVAILEVVPWLVATLLTAFDRPTHTPRILLLQYVLILAAGLATYSVQFLEHAVAALDTYRVARIAIAAAAVLAIVNMPIRNPAWDTEDIGNPNLPPSHHVRSPEDNLTLFRFWAMTWVFPLARICRHKEISEEQVWQLPFEFQHTRLYMAFRELRGKLLPCLIEANGLDLSIATLLAIAEKVAEVSNIRLTSKLYSSLDRNRADEAYFWCLVMLSLDFGRQLCKTTSSWYSRKAYERSRGETFIGLFRKLLTRAVPGSDATEKGPAEDIVLPTGSAPPKNKLQRALARCCGGGGKQTKPKESSPSQPASNAKVVNLVRGDTYEISQRFWDFPKLVSQPIKVVVTIYYLIDIMGWPSILGFALMGLILTVNSLLVRELVKMERQRTAHSDKRAQAVAHFVEASRPLKLNGWTASWSARIFRFRLREMLKRLQMARVTAFISTNNVAGGTAYPLASICLYTMFLGQSLPNNVIWPALQLFSQLEASVKEAFDLIAAYWKAIIPVERVNKYLAEPDRDDSGLNASDTRDIEFHNASFSWPSTEHMVLHNLNLRFSEGLTVIRGKVGSGKSSLLLAALNEMELHQGDVLRPDEPIGYAQQLPWLQDKTIRDHILFHHHFDPVRYRQVINACALAPDLAMFPDGDQTKLEEGGVGLSGGQKARVALARAVYSQSRILLLDDPLAPLDHDTASNIVRRFLQGPLAQGRIIVMVTHRDDLVLRIADTVVDMDQGRATVLSQDQIKLELEHPIHTPSGHGVHDDAEHEHGAAEDEVSGLKDAPEEPSETGSVPLSVYLSYMRAGGWKMWALLAIFYSLSRGSDIGRARLLEAWGNETASGSASSTTTGPWGLPNPAVHPEVWIYILAGLSVAQTATYAAAQLLLAKISIDAAQNLFKIAIERISKATFRYHDVTPTGQLKNRLISDMGMVDGGILAPLEAFVYNLIALVLSMTAIMMQQPILLVILACVALLFVYFFRYYVPVSRCLRRMEMRYLTPIIANIGVMQDGLVTIRALRVEGHFQDRHLDAVDDFQKQDHFFWSMAFWLDFRLSISSACTRAVLVAFMVWYGTPASAVGFVLTQSSIAMAAVQQLCEKFAQLQLDAVSLERVNMLNKIPEEPSGDDTPPEDWPRPCDAVRFEDVSFRYADGLPDVLDKVTFEIPGGSTCAVLGRTGSGKSTIANALLATQTASHGAVRIGSVDLAKVDRTALRNRVTFVQQDPTLFPGTLHDNLDPQGKFSDEACLNAIHRVLGSDWGLDSPIDAGGKNLSQGQRQLVSIGRAVLRRSGLVILDEATASIDRATAALVQRILRDELADSTVITIAHRLEAVEDADWCLRLDKGHVVECGPAKGLRKSDDEDDE